The following proteins are co-located in the Hypomesus transpacificus isolate Combined female chromosome 23, fHypTra1, whole genome shotgun sequence genome:
- the cxcr2 gene encoding C-X-C chemokine receptor type 1 isoform X1, which produces MRPTLFLISFFCFLSTATLEDEHSLTTVMIEMEFDYHLFEDTNYTDLPLDEKVSSAPCSLFVQGLSSVGLMITYITVSVLSVMGNSVVIFVICCMEKSRTSTDIYLMHLAVADILFALTLPFWAVYVYSQWIFGTFLCKLLSGLQETSVYGGVFLLACISVDRYLAIVKATRALPQRRHMVGLVCGLVWMASALLSLPVVLQREAMMIEDQRDQMLCYENLTVESGDRWRVSVRVLRHTLGFFVPLGVMVVCYGGTAGTLFRARNGQKHKAMRVIMAVVFAFVLCWLPYNVSVLLDTLMRGQSLGGETCNLWNRVEFSLNVTQVMAFMHCALNPVLYAFVGQKFRNQLLVALHKHGMLSQKAMIAYRRGSANSSGSLRSRNTFVTV; this is translated from the exons ATGAGACCGACTCTTTTCCTcatcagttttttttgttttttgtccaCGGCCACTCTCGAGGATGAACATAGCCTG ACCACAGTCATGATAGAAATGGAATTTGACTATCACCTCTTCGAGGATACCAACTACACAGACTTACCTCTGGATGAAAAGGTCTCCTCTGCCCCTTGTAGTCTGTTCGTACAGGGTTTAAGCAGTGTGGGCCTCATGATCACCTACATCACCGTCTCAGTGTTGAGTGTGATGGGAAACAGTGTGGTCATCTTTGTGATATGTTGCATGGAGAAGAGCAGGACTTCCACAGACATCTACCTGATGCATCTGGCGGTGGCCGACATCCTCTTTGCTCTCACTCTTCCCTTTTGGGCGGTGTATGTGTACTCCCAATGGATCTTTGGCACTTTCCTCTGCAAGCTCCTATCAGGACTGCAGGAGACATCCGTGTACGGAGGTGTCTTCCTACTGGCCTGCATTAGCGTTGATCGTTACCTTGCAATTGTGAAGGCCACCCGGGCTCTGCCACAACGGCGCCACatggtggggctggtgtgtggcttggtctggaTGGCGTCTGCTCTGCTGTCGTTGCCTGTGGTACTTCAGAGGGAGGCCATGATGATAGAAGATCAACGAGACCAGATGCTCTGCTACGAAAACCTGACAGTTGAGAGTGGCGATCGCTGGCGCGTTAGTGTCCGCGTCCTGCGCCACACCCTGGGGTTCTTCGTCCCCCTCGGGGTAATGGTGGTCTGCTATGGGGGCACGGCCGGGACTCTGTTCCGAGCCCGAAACGGACAGAAACACAAGGCCATGCGCGTCATCATGGCAGTGGTTTTTGCTTTTGTGCTCTGCTGGCTTCCCTATAATGTCAGTGTATTGTTGGACACACTCATGAGAGGGCAATCTCTTGGTGGGGAGACCTGCAATCTATGGAACAGGGTGGAGTTTTCCTTGAATGTGACTCAAGTGATGGCCTTCATGCACTGTGCTTTGAACCCAGTCCTGTATGCTTTTGTGGGGCAAAAGTTCCGTAACCAGTTGCTGGTTGCTCTGCATAAGCATGGCATGCTCAGCCAGAAAGCAATGATTGCTTACAGAAGAGGTTCAGCCAACAGCTCTGGAAGCCTTAGATCCAGGAATACATTTGTTACTGTCTAG
- the cxcr2 gene encoding C-X-C chemokine receptor type 1 isoform X2: MWWSRFGERGIKQRRDHGEFKTTVMIEMEFDYHLFEDTNYTDLPLDEKVSSAPCSLFVQGLSSVGLMITYITVSVLSVMGNSVVIFVICCMEKSRTSTDIYLMHLAVADILFALTLPFWAVYVYSQWIFGTFLCKLLSGLQETSVYGGVFLLACISVDRYLAIVKATRALPQRRHMVGLVCGLVWMASALLSLPVVLQREAMMIEDQRDQMLCYENLTVESGDRWRVSVRVLRHTLGFFVPLGVMVVCYGGTAGTLFRARNGQKHKAMRVIMAVVFAFVLCWLPYNVSVLLDTLMRGQSLGGETCNLWNRVEFSLNVTQVMAFMHCALNPVLYAFVGQKFRNQLLVALHKHGMLSQKAMIAYRRGSANSSGSLRSRNTFVTV; this comes from the coding sequence ACCACAGTCATGATAGAAATGGAATTTGACTATCACCTCTTCGAGGATACCAACTACACAGACTTACCTCTGGATGAAAAGGTCTCCTCTGCCCCTTGTAGTCTGTTCGTACAGGGTTTAAGCAGTGTGGGCCTCATGATCACCTACATCACCGTCTCAGTGTTGAGTGTGATGGGAAACAGTGTGGTCATCTTTGTGATATGTTGCATGGAGAAGAGCAGGACTTCCACAGACATCTACCTGATGCATCTGGCGGTGGCCGACATCCTCTTTGCTCTCACTCTTCCCTTTTGGGCGGTGTATGTGTACTCCCAATGGATCTTTGGCACTTTCCTCTGCAAGCTCCTATCAGGACTGCAGGAGACATCCGTGTACGGAGGTGTCTTCCTACTGGCCTGCATTAGCGTTGATCGTTACCTTGCAATTGTGAAGGCCACCCGGGCTCTGCCACAACGGCGCCACatggtggggctggtgtgtggcttggtctggaTGGCGTCTGCTCTGCTGTCGTTGCCTGTGGTACTTCAGAGGGAGGCCATGATGATAGAAGATCAACGAGACCAGATGCTCTGCTACGAAAACCTGACAGTTGAGAGTGGCGATCGCTGGCGCGTTAGTGTCCGCGTCCTGCGCCACACCCTGGGGTTCTTCGTCCCCCTCGGGGTAATGGTGGTCTGCTATGGGGGCACGGCCGGGACTCTGTTCCGAGCCCGAAACGGACAGAAACACAAGGCCATGCGCGTCATCATGGCAGTGGTTTTTGCTTTTGTGCTCTGCTGGCTTCCCTATAATGTCAGTGTATTGTTGGACACACTCATGAGAGGGCAATCTCTTGGTGGGGAGACCTGCAATCTATGGAACAGGGTGGAGTTTTCCTTGAATGTGACTCAAGTGATGGCCTTCATGCACTGTGCTTTGAACCCAGTCCTGTATGCTTTTGTGGGGCAAAAGTTCCGTAACCAGTTGCTGGTTGCTCTGCATAAGCATGGCATGCTCAGCCAGAAAGCAATGATTGCTTACAGAAGAGGTTCAGCCAACAGCTCTGGAAGCCTTAGATCCAGGAATACATTTGTTACTGTCTAG